One Aegilops tauschii subsp. strangulata cultivar AL8/78 chromosome 2, Aet v6.0, whole genome shotgun sequence genomic window, CTTCAAACTCTATTTTTTAACATCGTTTTTTAAATTTTTATTATGTTTCCAACTCTATTTtttaacatgtaatattattcgTTTTGCTATGCACATGCCGACCCCAACTCTTCAAAAAAAAACTTGTCTCTTCTTTCCAACTTTTTATTCATGTTTCCAACTTCTTATCCCGCGCCTGTGTACGTGTCAAGTATTAAGCAACAACTTATTATCCCACTAacaactaatacaattcacacacctacaaCTATATTACGAATAATCGCACATAAATTTATTTTCACATCGAacgaagcgtgcgtgcgaacgaataatatttacgtatactaccggggcaaataacaatatttCCGTATACTACCGGGCCAAAAAAAATAATCGCACACAAATATTTACGTGTACTACCGCGGCAAATAACAATATTTACGTATAATCCcggagcacctacgaaaaataaaatgagggctgaaatatacccttgaagcgtgcgtgcgaacgaagaacgAAGAACCACGAACGAAGAACcacgaacgacgaacgacgaacgacgaacgacctccaccaccaccacctccaccacctccaccaccaccaccacctcacCACCCCAACTGCCCCAACGACGAACACTGCCcgaacttcaccaccaccacctccaccaaaatgctcaccacgaccaccacgagctaccccGTCAGTAGATCGACACCTCTTTTTGCTGCCCTAAATGAGTTGAACCCATTCACGGTGCCAAAATCGCGAAAATGTAGCTCATTTAGGTGTACAAATGTGTGCTATTTTTCTGTAGAGAGAGAAGGAGGAAGAACACAGCAGAATGAGCCACGGGAGAAGAATAATGGAGGAAGGAGAGGATATGGGCGGGCAGGGAGAAGAAATAATGCAGGAGGTGGGCGGGCAGGAGAAGAAATAATGCAgaaggagaggataagggcgggCTGGCCAGCGCGCGTCAGGTCGGCCGCACCCTGTCGGCCACCAGGTGGCCGATCGGCGGGCGGGACGCCGACAGGGGCGCACCACGCCGACAGGCCGCTGCCTCCCCCCTCGCGACGTGGCACGACCAACCAACGGACGCCGCGTGGCTGCCCGGCCTGCAGTCGGCCTCCTGATAGccgatcggcctgctgtgggccgactgggctcagtcggcctgcagtgggccgacggtgtattattctTGCAAATTCTTTTTTCTGCGTATTATTTCTGTAATTTAAACAAAAAattgtattatttaaaaaaatttagCTAGATTGCATGTTCCCTAGAAACCCGACGGCTTTATATGCATTTCAATCTTCTTGTAATTATTGTACTTCTTCGGTGGGAAACAATGCAAAAGCCAAGAACATCAAATGGCATGGGCTAACACCATTTTGTTTTAGAGATTACTCCCAACCTGAAGTTGTATGAGCCCATGTTTTTTCTACTGTCCCATGGGTTTATACTCATGGTCTCATTCTCTCATCAGTCGGAAAGGTAGGATCCCTTGTGTAGCGTGATAAAATTGAATAAGTTGTGGCACCACCAAAAATAATGAGGATCTTGGACTTCATCTCGCACGGCTCCTAAGTGAAAACAAAGAGGAATCCATCTTCTCTCTATTTTGATTACCTTCCTCACTTATGTATAAGACTGAATCTATTCTTTTTTGAAATCTTAGCACCGTCTTCAGTACAACTACAAACAAGgaggaagaaagaagaaaaacaaaggtgCAATGATGTCTCTAGTAAACCCTCGCAATACCAATATACCGTGGATGATTAATCTTGGAAGTGATTGAGAAAAACAAGTTGACATTGTTAAGAAAAGTGACTGGAGACCTTGTACAAGTATTAATATTAATTATCAGTGACTAGGTCTATGTCAGAACTTATGAAAACTGCAAAATTGGCAATACGGAAAATAATAGAGGATTGAATTCTCATGGATTCAGCCCGGGAAAAAAAATAACAAGACACATACATGGATGACTAATCGAATAACATGATGGGTACACAGCAATACCTCACTATGAACAAAAAAGATCGAGGTTGACCCTCTTCAACTTATGGAGCTAGTGCTTGAAAGTTCTAGTAAAACCAACGAGTAAACTAAAACTGTACATCGGGAGGGTTCTGCTGTTCGATCTTCAAATCTTGTCGAGCTTGGACGGCATGACGAGAGGGTTCTGCTGCGCGATCTGCTCACGGCCGACCTTCTTGTAGTCGAAGACGCACGCGTGCCCGTCGACATAGCGGTGCAGCGAGCAGAAGGTTCCACCGCAGCGGCACGCGAATATCCCAGCAGCCCGACCTTCTTCTTGCACGCCATGCACCTGGTTGGAGCCGCCTTCTTCGCTGGCGCATCGGCCGCCGGTGCCGCATCAGCAGCAGCGGCAGCTGCAGAGTCCTGCAGGCTCACCGACGTCTTGAAGGCCAGGATGAGGTCGTCGGCCTTGATCTTCCCCTCGACGACGGGGGCAGCCACACCTGTGGCCTTGAGGTGGTCGCGGTAGCACTTTGAGCACATGCTCTTGGTCGCCGCGCTCCCGAGAACCCGCAGCCGTTCGCGCACAGCGGCGCGCCGCCCCCGTCGGCGGCCTGCGCCGACGACTCCTGCCCGTGCGCCATGTATCGCCGCTGATCCGATCGAGAAGGAAACGATCGAGGATCGATCGTCTCGCGTTCGTGTATTACGGGAGCCGGTGAATCTCGCGTTTGTTGGTTGCCGCCGTGCGTGGGTGCTTTGTTGACGAGGCCCCGAGGGGCTTATAAAGGTCGGCCAGGCGTGACCAGAAGAACTCCGAGGCGTGCTCTAGAACCTTCCGGTTGATCTTTGAAGCCACGCAGACGCAGTGACCTTTTCGGCTTCCTTAACAGTAATCCCTATCCGAAGGGAAGCAGTTgccagacctcctccgataataCCCTATGTAGAAGGTTATGCAACTCACGATATATTGATCGGGTGCAATATGCACGTATATATAAGTATAAAGGGTAGCCACGTCCTCAACTATACATGGAAGGAGGAGGGCTTGTTGTACAAGAAATACACATATGTATCTACATCTCAACacccccccgcagtcgaagcggcACCATGGTCGACGCAAAGACTGGATCGGAACTCCTCGAAAGACGCGGTAGACAAGCCCTTTGTCATGATGTCAGCAAATTGTTGAGACGTAGGGACATGCAGCACGCGTACATGACGAAGAGCTACCTGTTCTCGAACAAAATGGATATCAATCTCAATGTGCTTGGCGCGTCGATGATGAACCGGGTTGGCAGAGAGGTAGACCGCAGAAACATTGTCACCGTAGACAATCGTGGCCTTGTCAACCGGAGACAAGAGCTCATGCAGAAGCTGACGAAGCCAGGAACACTCGGCGACGACGTTGGCAACGGCGCGGTACTCCGCTTCAGCACTGGATCGGGAGACAACgggctgccgcttggacgacCAGGAGATAAGTGATGGTCCAAGATAGACGCAATAACCAGAGGTCGAGCGGCGCGTGTCAGGGCGGCCGGCCCAATCGGCGTCAGAATAAGCCGTCAGATCCATAGATGATGAAGCCTGAAGTGACAGCCCAAGATCCAAGGTGCCACGGATATAGCGCAGAATGCGCTTGACTGCGGTCCAGTGAGCATCACGGGGAGCATGCATATGAAGGCACACCTGCTGAACAGCGTACTGGAGCTCCGGACGAGTAAGAGTGAGGTACTGAAGAGCACCAACAATCGACCTGTAGAATGGAGCATCTGAAGCAGGAGAACCATCTGTGGCAGAGAGCTTGGCCTTCGTATCGGCAGGTGTGGCAGCCGGTTTGCAATTAAGCATCCCGGCACGGTCCAGAAGCTCATGAGCATACTTCCGCTGATGAAGAAAGAAGCCATCTGCTCGACGAATAACCTCGATCCCGAGGAAATAGTGCAGAGGACCTAAGTCCTTAATGGCAAACTCAGCACGAAGACGATCCGTGAGCTGTCGAAGAAGGGCAGTCGAGCATGCTGTCAagatgatgtcgtcgacataaagcagcagaaaagcagtagcatcACCCTGGTGGTAGACAAATAGTGAAGCGTCGGAGCGAGTGGAGCGGAAGCCAAGCTGAGTAAGAAATGCTGCGATGCGCTGGTACCACGCGCGAGGAGCTTGCTTGAGCCCGTACAGAGATCGAGTAAGCAAGCACACATGATCCGGAGAAGACTCATCTACGAACCCAGTCGGGTGCTGACAGAACACCTGTTCCTCAAGATGCCCATGAAGAAAAGCATTTGAAACATCCATCTGATGCACAGGCCAGGAGCGAGAGACCGCTAGCTGAAGGACAGTCCGAATCGTCCCGGGTTTGACAACCGGGGCGAAAGTGTCTGTGAAGTCAACTCCTGCTCGTTGACGAAAACCCCGAACGACCCAACGGGCCTTGTGTCGGTCAAGAGTACCATCCGGATGAAACTTGTGCTTGAACACCCACTTCCCGGTGATGATGTTGGCCCGAGGGGGACGGGGAACGAGCTGCCAAGTGTGATTGCGTTGCaatgcgtcaaattcctccttcaTCGCGGCGAACCACATGGGATCACGAAGCGCGGAACGGGCGGAGGTCGGCAGGGGTGACGGTGACGAGGAAGACGTCGAAGCCACGCAGGTGTACTCATCCGGAGGGTAGCGAGTGCTAGGCCGATGGACACCCAGGCGCGACCGAGTGACAGGGCCAGCGGGTGGTGGCACAACAGCAGACACCGGGGCCGGCGCCAAACCCGGCGGTGAAGAAGCCGGCGACACGCCTGGCTGCGAAGAAGTCGGGGGAGAAGCGGGCGATCCCGGCGGGCGAGCTGGCACAACAGCCGGCAAGACCGGCGAGGCTGGCGCTGAAGCCCGCGAAGAAGAGGCCGGAGAGGCCGGCTCAGAAGCCTGCGCGGCGCCCGGCGATGAAGCAGCTGGAGAGGCCGGCGCGGGGCCCGACGATGAAGCAGCCGGGGAGGCCGGCGTGGAGGCCGACGTGGAGGCCGGCTCGTAGGTCGGTGAGCCTGGCGAAGCAGCGGGCAGGAACCGGAGTGCCGTGCGTCCAGGGGGCGCCCTACGCCGTGGGGCAAAGCCAGGGCGGACAGGGTCGGCCAAAGAGGGGCCGGGCGCCGATGAAGAAGCCGCCTGCTATTCCTGTTTAAAAGGAAAACACAACTCGTCGAAATAAACATGTCGGGATGTGATGACACGGTGGGAAACCGGATCATAGCATCTATAGCCCTTGGTGTTAGCCGGGTAACCGAGGAAGACACACGGAAGGGAACGAGGGGCAAGTTTATGAGGAGAGGTGGCGGCAATACTAGGATAACAAAGACAACCGAAAATACGAAGACCGTCGTATGAAGGAGGAGACCCGAAAAGGAGGTGGTGAGGTGTAAAGTTTCACCGGGTGCGACAGGGACGAAGGTTAATGAGTAGGGTGGCAGTAGCGAGAGCGTTGGGCCAGAAGCGAGGTGGCATGTATGCGTGGAAGAGGAGGGTACGGACGCAATCATTAAGAGTGCGAAGAATGCGTTCCGCCCGACCATTCTGCTGTGAAGTATATGGACAGGTAAGACGAAAAACAGTGCCATGTGTGGAGAGAAGATTGCGGATGGTGGTGTTGTCGAATTCTTTTCCGTTGTCAGTTTGCAAAGCTAGAATGGGACGACCAAATTGCGTAGACACGTAAGAGTAGAAGGCCGTAAGAGTGGCAGCAACTTCGGACTTCTTACGTAATGGAAAGGTCCACACAAAGTGAGAGTAGTCATCCAAAATAACAAGATAATATGAGAATCCAGTATTACTAGCAACAGGAGAGGTCCAGACATCACTATGGATTAACTCAAAAGGTAACGACGCAACCGTGGATGAAGCACTAAAGGGAAGGCGAACATGTTTGCCCAGACGGCATGCGTGACAAGAGTGCGCATCCGTTTTATTACATGTAAAAGAAAAATCCCTAATAATGTGACGAAGAGCGGTGGAGCTAGGATGACCGAGACTGGCGTGCCAAAGATCAACGCCGGCGGAGAGTGCAACTGGTCCAGCATGTGAAGATGATGGAGGCTGGACGGAGTATGTATCGCCGGGACTGTCACAGCGGTGAAGAACCATCCGGGTGAGGGCGTCCTTAACAGAAAAACCAACTTCGTCAAATTCCACAGTTACAGAGTTATCTCGAGAAAGTTTACGAACACAGACTAGATTCTGAATGAGTTCAGGAGACACAAGAACATTATTGAGATAAAGTGGTCTAGAGTTCGAAGGAAAACTGGTAGAACCAATATGAGTGATAGGGAGACCAGCACCATTACCGACAATGATACGAGAAGAAGTGTGAATAGGAGACGCAGAAGAGAGGTTACCCGGGTAAGCGGCCATGTGCGAAGATGCACCGGTGTCCATAAACCAATCGCCACCGCCGGAATAAGCCCCGGtcggaggctgctgatgaagagCAGCAAGTAGGGCCGGATCATAAGAGACCGGCGCGGGATAGCCGGAGGAGCCGGTCACGCCTGTGTTGGTGGTTGGCCCGCCATAGCCAACCGGAGCAGGAGAGTAGTAGGCCGGTGGAGCGACCGGACCGGGTTGCGGACCGGCGAAGAATGCCTTATGGCTGGAGGGACCGGGCCCAAGGAGGCTCGGAGCGGGTGGGCGGGGCATGGGCATGGTGTAGGCGTGCACAAACCCTGTCCAGGGGTTGTGTCCACCCCCCCAAGGCGGCGTCGGCTGCTGCTGGACAGGCCCGGGGCACGGCTGTTGCTGCTGCGTCTGGCCTTTGCCGCGGCCGCGGCGCCTCTGGCTCTGCTGCTGCGGCGGTTGTTGAGGAAGAGCCGCAGGAGGAGCCGGTGGCCGCTGCTGGTAGGGGGCGCCGTAGGCGCCTTGCGGCGCGGAAGGCGCCGGTGGCCGGGGCGCCTGGTACGGCGCTGGGAAGCCGGGAGGCGCGCCTGAGGGCGCGGGGCCACCGCGCGAGTAGCCAGCGGCGAAGGCGGTATGAACGGCACGGGAGCGAAGATGCTTCAACCGGCGTTCCTCGAGACGAAGATAAGCCACCGCCCGCTCGTAGGTAGGGTTCGCCATGAGGGTGAGGTTGGAGGCGGCATTGCCGAGATCCTCATTGAGGCCGGCGGTGAGGGTGGAGAGGAGCAACTCGTCGCCCACCTTGAAGCCGATGTCATTGAGCTCGTCGGAGAGAGTCTTGAGACGCATGCAGAAGGCGTCGACGGAGGAGTCGTTTTGATGGCACCCGAAGAACTCCTGCTGCAGGAAGACTATCCGTTGGAGCttgttgtcggtgaagaggccgACGATCTTGTTCCACACCGTGCATGCATCATCCTTGTCGCGAACGACGGTGTGGAAGATGTCCTTGGACACGGTGAGGAAGAGCCACCTGATGATGGTGGCGTCGATCACTAGCCAGTCGGCGTCACGGTTCAGGACGAAGAGGTTGGCTGTGCCGT contains:
- the LOC141040768 gene encoding uncharacterized protein produces the protein MSGSNLSDRPAASIPPVVKPPNPFDSSAGSTAATLPDPAHIRDVPIERRVPVILSHNEANFYAWKTYFNLLFREYNLQDHIDGTANLFVLNRDADWLVIDATIIRWLFLTVSKDIFHTVVRDKDDACTVWNKIVGLFTDNKLQRIVFLQQEFFGCHQNDSSVDAFCMRLKTLSDELNDIGFKVGDELLLSTLTAGLNEDLGNAASNLTLMANPTYERAVAYLRLEERRLKHLRSRAVHTAFAAGYSRGGPAPSGAPPGFPAPYQAPRPPAPSAPQGAYGAPYQQRPPAPPAALPQQPPQQQSQRRRGRGKGQTQQQQPCPGPVQQQPTPPWGGGHNPWTGFVHAYTMPMPRPPAPSLLGPGPSSHKAFFAGPQPGPVAPPAYYSPAPVGYGGPTTNTGVTGSSGYPAPVSYDPALLAALHQQPPTGAYSGGGDWFMDTGASSHMAAYPGNLSSASPIHTSSRIIVGNGAGLPITHIGSTSFPSNSRPLYLNNVLVSPELIQNLVCVRKLSRDNSVTVEFDEVGFSVKDALTRMVLHRCDSPGDTYSVQPPSSSHAGPVALSAGVDLWHASLGHPSSTALRHIIRDFSFTCNKTDAHSCHACRLGKHVRLPFSASSTVASLPFELIHSDVWTSPVASNTGFSYYLVILDDYSHFVWTFPLRKKSEVAATLTAFYSYVSTQFGRPILALQTDNGKEFDNTTIRNLLSTHGTVFRLTCPYTSQQNGRAERILRTLNDCVRTLLFHAYMPPRFWPNALATATLLINLRPCRTR